The following are from one region of the Nitratidesulfovibrio sp. genome:
- a CDS encoding FAD-linked oxidase C-terminal domain-containing protein: MSDQTSPCIPGADTGASPRFVLTDAHRAAIVAAVGEAAVLHAPGQPYDRDASELRAPADLVVLPETVEQVQALLRCASAHSIPVIPRGGGTGLAGGCLAVRGGVVLSLERMNRIRAIDPRNLVAEVEAGVISQRVRDAAAQQGLYYPPDPAGMDRSTIGGNVATNAGGPACVKYGVTRDYVLGVEAVLPDGELLRAGVRTRKGVVGYDMAHLLCGSEGTLGVITALTLKLVPLPPATVSMAVAFPDMAAAMRGVAAVLGGGHLPSAIEFLDHRCIRLLGELLPIPVPGDKPSLLIIELDGAREQIVPELDLVAAICRQQGATHVLPAADEETRARVWGARRQVSLRIHDYAALYMSEDVAVPLGAIAELVAALPEYERRYGMEIFAFGHAGDGNIHLNVTAPTRDTRDVVEQGIVALVGKVLELGGTISGEHGIGEAKKHLLPLELSPASIRLQQGIRKVFDPKDIMNPGKVFG, encoded by the coding sequence ATGTCTGACCAGACGTCCCCCTGCATCCCCGGTGCCGATACCGGCGCCTCTCCCCGTTTCGTGCTCACCGACGCCCACCGCGCCGCCATCGTGGCTGCCGTGGGCGAAGCCGCCGTGCTGCACGCCCCCGGCCAGCCCTACGACCGCGACGCCTCGGAACTGCGCGCCCCCGCCGACCTGGTGGTGCTGCCGGAAACCGTGGAACAGGTGCAGGCGCTGCTGCGTTGCGCCAGCGCCCATTCCATCCCGGTCATTCCGCGCGGCGGCGGCACCGGCCTTGCGGGTGGCTGCCTTGCCGTGCGCGGAGGGGTGGTGCTGTCGCTGGAGCGCATGAACCGCATCCGCGCCATCGATCCCCGCAATCTGGTGGCCGAGGTGGAGGCGGGCGTCATCTCGCAGCGCGTGCGCGATGCCGCTGCCCAACAGGGCCTGTACTACCCGCCGGACCCGGCGGGCATGGACCGTTCCACCATCGGCGGCAACGTGGCCACCAATGCGGGCGGTCCCGCCTGCGTGAAGTACGGCGTCACCCGCGACTACGTGCTGGGCGTGGAGGCCGTGCTGCCCGACGGCGAACTGCTGCGCGCCGGGGTGCGCACCCGCAAGGGTGTGGTGGGCTACGACATGGCCCACCTGCTGTGCGGATCGGAAGGCACCTTGGGCGTCATCACCGCCCTGACCCTGAAGCTGGTGCCCCTGCCGCCCGCCACCGTGAGCATGGCCGTGGCCTTCCCGGACATGGCCGCCGCCATGCGCGGCGTGGCCGCCGTGCTGGGGGGCGGGCACCTGCCCTCGGCCATCGAATTCCTGGACCACCGCTGCATCCGCCTGCTGGGCGAACTGCTGCCCATCCCCGTGCCCGGCGACAAGCCCTCGCTGCTGATCATCGAACTGGACGGGGCGCGCGAGCAGATCGTGCCCGAGCTTGATCTGGTGGCCGCCATCTGCCGCCAGCAGGGCGCCACCCACGTACTGCCCGCCGCTGACGAGGAAACCCGCGCCCGCGTGTGGGGCGCGCGCCGCCAGGTGTCGCTGCGCATCCACGACTACGCCGCCCTGTACATGTCCGAGGACGTGGCCGTGCCCCTTGGGGCCATTGCCGAACTGGTGGCCGCGCTGCCGGAGTATGAGCGGCGCTACGGCATGGAGATCTTCGCCTTCGGCCACGCGGGTGACGGCAACATCCACCTCAACGTCACCGCCCCCACCCGCGATACCCGCGACGTGGTGGAGCAGGGCATCGTGGCGCTGGTGGGCAAGGTGCTGGAGCTTGGCGGGACCATCTCCGGCGAGCATGGCATAGGCGAAGCCAAGAAGCACCTGCTGC
- a CDS encoding amino acid ABC transporter permease, which produces MLDVDFLVDRVFPQLNAGLWMSVKLIVPSAVFGLLFGVIIGIVRVFGKPWMQRMANAYTATFRGVPLLVQLFILYFGLPNIGIYLEPYAASVLGFILCSAAYNSEYVRGALLSIRQGQLSAAQALGFSTMQTLVSIVVPQAVRRALPGCGNEIVYLIKYSSLAYVITCIELTGEAKVLASRTFRFTEVFLVVGAYYLFLVTVASWLLHKVEERFHIPGFGRPRQ; this is translated from the coding sequence GTGCTCGACGTCGATTTCCTCGTCGACCGGGTGTTCCCCCAACTGAACGCCGGGCTGTGGATGAGCGTGAAGCTTATCGTGCCCTCCGCCGTGTTCGGCCTGCTGTTCGGGGTGATCATCGGGATCGTGCGGGTGTTCGGCAAGCCGTGGATGCAGCGCATGGCCAACGCCTACACCGCCACCTTCCGGGGCGTGCCGCTGCTGGTGCAGTTGTTCATCCTCTATTTCGGGCTGCCCAACATCGGCATCTACCTCGAACCGTACGCCGCATCCGTGCTGGGTTTCATCCTGTGCAGCGCGGCCTACAACTCGGAATACGTGCGCGGCGCGCTGCTCTCCATCCGGCAGGGGCAGCTCAGCGCGGCGCAGGCGCTGGGCTTCAGCACCATGCAGACCCTCGTTTCCATCGTGGTGCCCCAGGCCGTGCGGCGCGCGCTGCCGGGCTGCGGCAACGAGATCGTCTACCTCATCAAGTACTCGTCCCTCGCCTACGTGATCACGTGTATCGAACTCACGGGCGAGGCCAAGGTGCTCGCGTCCCGCACCTTCCGCTTCACCGAGGTGTTCCTGGTGGTGGGCGCGTACTACCTGTTCCTTGTCACCGTGGCTTCGTGGCTGCTCCACAAGGTGGAGGAGCGCTTCCACATTCCCGGGTTCGGCCGCCCGCGCCAGTAG
- a CDS encoding amino acid ABC transporter ATP-binding protein, translating into MATPESVSTSGTPILRLENIGKTLGGKRILSDISMDVDKGELKVLIGPSGAGKSTLLQCINYLIPPDEGHIRLEGRVVDAARKSELYAFRQQVGMIFQDFNLFDHLDALNNVSIALRKVRGMSRKAAAERAMAELERVGLANRATLYPAQLSGGQKQRVAIARALAMDPKVMLLDEPTSALDPELVGEVLAVIRDLARGGMTMVMASHQMDFTRALAHEILFMERGSIIERGSPAELLAPGSGTRTADFCSRLTDLCEECS; encoded by the coding sequence ATGGCCACGCCCGAAAGCGTTTCCACGTCCGGCACTCCCATCCTGCGCCTCGAGAACATCGGCAAGACCCTTGGCGGCAAGCGCATCCTGTCCGACATTTCCATGGATGTGGACAAGGGCGAACTGAAGGTGCTCATCGGTCCTTCCGGCGCGGGCAAGAGCACGCTGCTCCAGTGTATCAACTACCTCATCCCGCCGGACGAGGGGCACATCCGCCTGGAAGGCCGGGTGGTGGACGCCGCGCGCAAGTCGGAGTTGTACGCCTTTCGCCAGCAGGTGGGGATGATCTTTCAGGATTTCAACCTGTTCGACCATCTTGACGCGCTGAACAACGTGTCCATCGCCCTGCGCAAGGTGCGCGGCATGAGCCGCAAGGCCGCCGCCGAACGGGCCATGGCCGAACTGGAACGGGTGGGCCTGGCCAACCGCGCCACCCTGTACCCGGCACAGCTTTCCGGCGGCCAGAAGCAGCGCGTGGCCATTGCCCGCGCCCTGGCCATGGACCCGAAGGTGATGCTGCTGGACGAGCCGACCTCTGCCCTCGACCCCGAACTTGTGGGCGAAGTGCTGGCGGTCATCCGCGATCTGGCCCGTGGCGGCATGACCATGGTCATGGCCTCGCACCAGATGGACTTCACCCGCGCCCTGGCCCACGAAATCCTGTTCATGGAGCGGGGCAGCATCATCGAGCGCGGGTCTCCGGCGGAACTGCTGGCCCCCGGCTCCGGCACCCGCACCGCCGACTTTTGCAGCCGCCTGACCGACCTGTGCGAGGAGTGCAGCTAG
- a CDS encoding amino acid ABC transporter permease, with translation MLESITTIIEALPYILEGTLVTVATVFGAMALGLLLGVPMSVAQVYGTLPVRLAVGFYVWFFRGMPILVLLLLFYFGLFQLIGLNLSAFAASCLVLGMTSAAYQSQIFRGAIQGLPQGQLRAARALGMSDGTAIRSIVLPQALRLSIPGWSNEYSILLKDSALAFVLGTPEIMARTHFVASRTYEHLPLYMTAGALYFVITLIGLKVLRRLEHKLHIPGYASHGPL, from the coding sequence ATGCTTGAAAGCATCACCACCATCATAGAGGCCCTGCCGTACATTCTGGAAGGCACCCTCGTCACCGTCGCCACCGTGTTCGGGGCCATGGCGCTGGGGCTGCTGCTCGGCGTGCCCATGTCCGTGGCCCAGGTGTACGGGACGCTGCCCGTGCGGCTTGCCGTGGGGTTCTACGTCTGGTTCTTTCGGGGCATGCCCATTCTGGTGCTGCTGCTGCTGTTCTATTTCGGGCTGTTCCAGCTCATCGGGCTGAACCTTTCCGCCTTTGCCGCCTCGTGCCTGGTGCTGGGCATGACCAGCGCGGCCTACCAGTCGCAGATATTCCGGGGGGCCATCCAGGGCTTGCCGCAGGGCCAACTGCGCGCCGCGCGCGCCCTGGGCATGAGCGACGGCACTGCCATCCGGTCCATTGTCCTGCCGCAGGCCCTGCGCCTGTCCATACCCGGCTGGTCCAACGAATATTCCATCCTGCTCAAGGATTCGGCGCTGGCCTTCGTGCTCGGCACGCCCGAGATCATGGCCCGCACCCACTTCGTGGCCTCGCGCACCTACGAGCACCTGCCGCTGTACATGACGGCGGGGGCGCTCTACTTCGTCATCACCCTGATAGGGCTCAAGGTGCTGCGCCGTCTCGAACACAAGCTGCACATTCCGGGCTATGCCAGCCACGGACCGTTATAA
- a CDS encoding ABC transporter substrate-binding protein has product MFRMTTLVAALALVLALGGVAFAEKTYINGIDANYPPFAYVDKSGKPAGFDVESMDWIAKKMGFKVTHQPMDWDGIIPNLLAKKIDMVCSGMSITEERREKVNFSNPYWNVKQVFIAKKGAALTADQILKGKMKLGVQRGTSEAEALQKDKEAKGYGYDLRFYDSAPLAIEDVLNGRIDAATMDNLPADDAAAKGKAIQVVGVYGDSEDFGVATRKEDAELLKLINDGYKLLMADPYWEQLKQKHLAKK; this is encoded by the coding sequence ATGTTCAGAATGACCACCCTTGTGGCGGCCCTGGCCCTGGTCCTGGCGCTTGGCGGCGTGGCCTTTGCCGAGAAGACCTACATCAACGGCATCGACGCCAACTACCCCCCCTTCGCCTACGTGGACAAGAGCGGCAAGCCCGCCGGTTTCGACGTGGAATCCATGGACTGGATCGCCAAGAAGATGGGCTTCAAGGTCACCCATCAGCCCATGGACTGGGACGGCATCATCCCCAACCTGCTGGCCAAGAAGATCGACATGGTCTGCTCGGGCATGTCCATCACCGAAGAACGCCGCGAGAAGGTCAATTTCTCGAACCCCTACTGGAACGTGAAGCAGGTCTTCATCGCCAAGAAGGGGGCCGCCCTCACCGCCGACCAGATCCTGAAGGGCAAGATGAAGCTGGGCGTGCAGCGCGGCACCTCCGAGGCCGAAGCGCTGCAAAAGGACAAGGAAGCCAAGGGCTACGGCTATGACCTGCGCTTCTACGATTCCGCCCCGCTGGCCATCGAGGACGTGCTGAACGGCCGCATCGACGCCGCCACCATGGACAACCTGCCCGCCGACGACGCTGCCGCCAAGGGCAAGGCCATTCAGGTCGTGGGCGTGTACGGCGATTCCGAAGACTTCGGCGTGGCCACCCGCAAGGAAGACGCCGAACTGCTGAAGCTGATCAACGACGGCTACAAGCTGCTCATGGCCGACCCCTACTGGGAACAGCTGAAGCAGAAGCACCTGGCCAAGAAGTAA
- a CDS encoding flavin reductase family protein, whose amino-acid sequence MMKSLGARTLAYPTPLFLVGTYDRDARPNIMAAAWAGICCSQPPSIAVSLRKATYTYRSITERGAFTISIPSRAYVRQADYAGIYSGENEDKFASLGLTPVPGEHVDAPYVGEFPMAIELKLIHQIEIGLHTQFIGEIMDVKVDESCLRDDGLPDINKVDPVIFAPVSREYYAVGEFLAKAFSAGKGLRS is encoded by the coding sequence ATGATGAAATCCCTGGGTGCGCGCACCCTTGCCTATCCCACTCCGCTTTTTCTCGTGGGCACCTACGACCGCGACGCCCGCCCCAACATCATGGCGGCGGCGTGGGCGGGCATCTGCTGCTCGCAGCCGCCGAGCATCGCCGTTTCACTGCGCAAGGCCACCTATACCTACCGGTCCATCACCGAGCGCGGGGCGTTCACCATCTCCATCCCCTCGCGCGCCTACGTGCGCCAGGCGGACTACGCGGGCATCTACTCCGGCGAGAACGAGGACAAGTTCGCCTCGCTGGGGCTCACCCCCGTACCGGGCGAGCATGTGGACGCGCCCTACGTGGGCGAATTTCCCATGGCCATCGAACTCAAGCTGATCCACCAGATCGAAATAGGGCTGCATACCCAGTTCATCGGTGAAATCATGGACGTGAAGGTGGACGAATCCTGCCTGCGCGACGACGGCCTGCCAGACATCAACAAGGTGGACCCGGTAATCTTCGCGCCGGTTTCGCGCGAATACTACGCCGTGGGCGAATTCCTGGCCAAGGCATTCTCGGCCGGCAAGGGCCTGCGGTCCTGA
- the wbaP gene encoding undecaprenyl-phosphate galactose phosphotransferase WbaP: MPMTLCSVQTAPWRTTLLLVLADTAVILCVTLAATLLRDLAGNSIQWDFYPQLLPFLLLLPLFNAALGLYAGITLPPPQELKKLTLGATMAFLCAGSFIFFAKGGERYSRVAFLLAWLGCTVALPLCRHWLRTRLVRRAWWGAPAVIIGNGVAAEEVVRTLRERPLLGLRPVACVVPDGSPELFAEGCGLACCANDEEAVRRYPHAYALLLLDSFSDSEARHRIVEATARFRNVLILPPFSTGGARLWVSAMDIGGLLGLLVRQNLLDDNRVRLKRAIDLLLTLSSAILVLPLILAIAAWIRMDSPGSPFFTQRRIGQNGREIRILKFRTMVRDAECALRDCLSADPALRAEWERDQKLKYDPRVTRAGAFLRKTSLDELPQLWNVLRGEMSLVGPRPIVQDEVDKYGEVFDLYTRVKPGITGLWQVSGRNDVSYPQRVEMDRYYICNWSVWFDLWILAKTVPVVLQRNGAY, encoded by the coding sequence ATGCCCATGACACTTTGCTCCGTCCAGACCGCGCCCTGGCGAACCACCCTGCTGCTGGTGCTGGCGGATACCGCCGTCATCCTCTGCGTCACGCTGGCGGCAACCCTGCTCCGCGACCTTGCGGGCAACAGCATTCAGTGGGACTTCTATCCGCAGTTGCTGCCCTTCCTGCTGCTGCTGCCGTTGTTCAATGCAGCGCTCGGGTTGTATGCGGGCATCACGCTGCCCCCCCCGCAAGAGCTGAAAAAGCTCACCCTTGGCGCCACCATGGCCTTTTTGTGCGCCGGTTCGTTCATCTTCTTCGCCAAGGGCGGCGAACGCTATTCGCGCGTGGCCTTCCTGCTGGCCTGGCTGGGGTGCACCGTGGCCCTGCCGCTGTGCCGCCACTGGCTGCGTACCCGCCTTGTCCGCCGTGCCTGGTGGGGTGCGCCCGCCGTCATCATTGGCAACGGGGTCGCCGCAGAGGAGGTTGTGCGCACCCTGCGCGAGCGCCCCTTGCTGGGCCTGCGCCCCGTGGCCTGCGTGGTGCCGGATGGCAGCCCGGAGCTTTTCGCCGAAGGGTGCGGCCTTGCCTGCTGCGCCAACGACGAAGAGGCGGTACGGCGGTACCCCCACGCCTACGCCCTGCTGCTGCTCGACAGCTTCTCGGACAGCGAGGCGCGGCACCGCATCGTCGAGGCCACGGCACGGTTCCGCAACGTGCTGATCCTGCCTCCCTTTTCCACGGGCGGGGCTCGTTTGTGGGTCAGCGCCATGGACATCGGCGGGCTACTGGGCCTGCTGGTGCGCCAGAACCTGCTGGACGACAACCGGGTACGCCTGAAGCGGGCCATAGATCTTCTGCTTACACTGTCCAGCGCCATACTCGTCCTGCCGCTGATCCTGGCCATTGCCGCGTGGATCCGCATGGACAGCCCCGGCTCTCCCTTCTTCACCCAACGCCGCATCGGCCAGAATGGCCGCGAGATACGCATACTGAAATTCCGCACCATGGTCCGCGACGCCGAATGCGCGCTGCGCGACTGCCTGAGTGCCGACCCCGCGCTGCGCGCCGAATGGGAACGCGACCAGAAGCTGAAATACGACCCGCGCGTAACCCGGGCCGGGGCCTTCCTGCGCAAGACCAGCCTGGACGAGTTGCCCCAGTTGTGGAACGTGCTGCGGGGCGAGATGAGCCTTGTGGGGCCGCGCCCCATCGTGCAGGACGAGGTGGACAAGTACGGCGAGGTGTTCGACCTGTACACCCGCGTCAAGCCGGGCATCACCGGGTTGTGGCAGGTTTCCGGCCGCAACGACGTAAGCTATCCACAACGGGTGGAAATGGACCGCTACTACATCTGCAACTGGTCGGTGTGGTTCGACCTCTGGATTCTCGCCAAGACCGTGCCCGTGGTGTTGCAGCGCAACGGGGCCTACTAG
- a CDS encoding glycosyltransferase → MKVAIVHYWLVGMRGGEKVVEALCRMYPQADVFTHVVDRTRLSRELLAHDIRTTFIGRLPGAVRHYKKYLPLMPLALEQLDLRGYDLVISSESGPAKGVLTRADTPHVCYCHSPMRYLWDFYQDYLEEAGWLLRGMMRPWFHYLRMWDAVSAMRVDRCVANSRTVAARIRKHWRRDAVVVTPPVDVDAFAPAELSRPADGAPYLCLGQLVGYKRVDLAVRACTATNRQLVVAGDGEMRRALETVAGPSIRFVGRLDDAAMRTVYTQSRALLFPGEEDFGMVPVEAMACGRPVIAYGRGGALETVVDGETGLFFGTQDVEALVAALDRYEREEQRFDPLRIAAHARNFGEERFRTEFGAVVEEALHEVAGQGMMQRPER, encoded by the coding sequence ATGAAGGTAGCCATCGTACATTACTGGCTCGTGGGCATGCGTGGCGGCGAGAAGGTGGTCGAGGCGCTGTGCCGCATGTATCCGCAGGCCGACGTCTTTACCCACGTGGTCGACCGCACCCGCCTTTCGCGCGAACTGCTGGCGCACGACATCCGCACCACGTTCATCGGGCGTCTGCCCGGTGCGGTGCGGCATTACAAGAAGTACCTGCCGCTCATGCCCCTGGCCCTGGAGCAGTTGGACCTGCGCGGCTACGATCTGGTCATTTCCAGCGAATCGGGCCCGGCCAAGGGGGTGCTGACCCGCGCGGATACGCCCCACGTCTGCTATTGCCACAGCCCCATGCGCTACCTGTGGGATTTTTATCAGGATTACCTGGAAGAAGCGGGCTGGCTGCTGCGGGGCATGATGCGCCCGTGGTTCCATTACCTGCGCATGTGGGATGCCGTGTCGGCCATGCGGGTGGACCGCTGCGTGGCCAATTCGCGCACGGTGGCGGCGCGCATTCGCAAGCACTGGCGGCGCGACGCGGTCGTCGTAACCCCTCCTGTCGACGTGGACGCCTTTGCACCAGCCGAGCTTTCGCGGCCCGCTGATGGCGCACCCTACCTGTGCCTTGGCCAGCTTGTGGGGTACAAGCGGGTGGACTTGGCCGTGCGCGCCTGCACCGCCACCAACCGGCAACTGGTGGTGGCGGGCGACGGTGAGATGCGCCGCGCGCTGGAGACCGTGGCCGGTCCCTCGATACGCTTCGTGGGGCGGCTGGACGACGCCGCCATGCGTACCGTGTATACCCAGAGCCGGGCGCTGCTGTTCCCCGGTGAAGAGGATTTCGGCATGGTGCCGGTGGAGGCCATGGCCTGCGGGCGTCCGGTGATTGCCTATGGGCGGGGTGGGGCGCTGGAAACGGTGGTGGACGGCGAGACGGGGTTGTTCTTCGGCACGCAGGACGTGGAGGCGCTGGTGGCCGCGCTGGACCGCTACGAACGGGAGGAGCAGCGGTTCGACCCCCTGCGCATCGCCGCGCATGCCCGGAATTTCGGCGAGGAACGATTCCGGACGGAGTTCGGCGCGGTGGTGGAAGAAGCCTTGCACGAGGTGGCGGGGCAGGGGATGATGCAGAGGCCAGAACGCTGA